GCAAGTACGCCGCCGGCGCGCCAGCCAGCGCACACCGCGTTTACGTTGGTGGAGCTGCTGGTGGTAATTGCCATCATTGGCATTTTGATCGCTCTGCTGTTGCCGGCCGTTCAGGCAGCCCGCGAAGCAGCCAACCGCAATGCCTGCTCCAACAACATGAAGCAGTTGGGCCTGGCAATTTTGAACTACGAAGATACGCGCAAAGCCCTGCCGCCAATTCAGACGGGCATAATCGTTCCCGGAGCAGCAGGCTTTCAGGCTTCGCAGCCAGGGGCAGGAGCAGGGTCGGCGGGAACCGCAGCTTCGGGTCCGGGCCAATGGACCGTCCTCGTGGATACATATAGCTGGGCCGTGCTCATTCTTCCGCAGATTGAAGAAACGGCGCTCTACCAAAACATTTCCACCAATTCACAAAAATTCTTGTTACCTGCCTTTAGTAACTCAGTGATTAACGGCGCAGCAGGCAGCCCACATTGCTCGACCGTGCAGTTGAAGCAATTCCAATGCCCGAGCTTTGCCGGCGATCCGGTGGTCGACCAATCTCCGCTTGGCACCGGTAGCGCGGGCACCCCGGCCACAGGCTCGCCGTGTACGAACTATAATACCGCCGGCATCTTGAATAATGGCACGGGCGTGGCCATTACCAATTATAGCGCCATGGCTGGCACACACCTTTATGGAACGGGCGTCGTCTCTGGCACCACTGCGGAGGCTTCTGTCAGCGGTTCGCCGACGAAGAGCTTGGATTCCACCGGCAACGACGGCGCCATGAGTTGGCGCGGCACCCAGTTCGATCAGGGACGTAAATTGGCGGCCCTGGAAGGGGATGGTACTTCCAAGATTCCGATGGTGGGGGAAACCCGTGAGCGCCGTTTGGCCGCCTGGTATAGTGGCTCTACCAACTGGTTGTTAGCCTCCAGACAGGGTGATTCCAATGGCACTGCCATTCCCACGACGGTGATTACTGCGACGGTTACGACCTTGAATGGCCTTCCCACGGCAGGGCACCTCATTGTGGGCAATAACGCTTCGGCGACTACCGCTCCTACGAATGGAGCGGGCACCGCGTTGAACTGGGGT
This is a stretch of genomic DNA from Pirellulales bacterium. It encodes these proteins:
- a CDS encoding DUF1559 domain-containing protein; protein product: MSSSLLRRAALVDRKASTPPARQPAHTAFTLVELLVVIAIIGILIALLLPAVQAAREAANRNACSNNMKQLGLAILNYEDTRKALPPIQTGIIVPGAAGFQASQPGAGAGSAGTAASGPGQWTVLVDTYSWAVLILPQIEETALYQNISTNSQKFLLPAFSNSVINGAAGSPHCSTVQLKQFQCPSFAGDPVVDQSPLGTGSAGTPATGSPCTNYNTAGILNNGTGVAITNYSAMAGTHLYGTGVVSGTTAEASVSGSPTKSLDSTGNDGAMSWRGTQFDQGRKLAALEGDGTSKIPMVGETRERRLAAWYSGSTNWLLASRQGDSNGTAIPTTVITATVTTLNGLPTAGHLIVGNNASATTAPTNGAGTALNWGPTTTFPNASYLPANDCNADPNINFVRLWGPSSNHAGGVVNHVFADGHVDPINDSIDPNMYLWVVTRNGGEPQNY